Proteins co-encoded in one Flavobacteriaceae bacterium MAR_2009_75 genomic window:
- a CDS encoding resolvase-like protein, giving the protein MREGDTVIAYKNDRVFRSLKNMVEIIDKFNQAGVHFKSLSEPEFDTASANGKFLLHIFAAVAEFERNLISERTKVGLANARKRNKLLGRPTGSKKETIEKYHFAKYLYDKQDLPIKTACEKAGISKSSFYRVEKVL; this is encoded by the coding sequence ATGCGCGAAGGGGACACTGTAATCGCATATAAAAATGACCGAGTGTTTCGTTCTTTAAAAAATATGGTTGAGATTATAGATAAGTTTAATCAGGCAGGGGTTCACTTTAAAAGCTTAAGCGAACCTGAGTTCGATACGGCCTCGGCAAACGGGAAGTTCTTACTACATATATTTGCTGCCGTTGCTGAATTCGAAAGAAACCTTATCAGCGAAAGAACTAAAGTCGGCCTTGCCAACGCAAGGAAACGAAACAAATTATTGGGCAGACCAACTGGTTCTAAAAAAGAAACCATTGAGAAATACCATTTTGCAAAATACCTATACGATAAACAAGACCTACCCATAAAAACGGCATGTGAAAAAGCTGGTATAAGTAAGAGCTCCTTTTATCGTGTTGAAAAAGTCCTATAA
- a CDS encoding AraC-like protein produces MKNLLLHFINELDNSTGFEIMHFERMEMPNIEPSHKHTFYEILCTEKGTSKQIINYKEYKIVPNSLFFISPD; encoded by the coding sequence ATGAAAAATCTTTTATTACACTTTATCAATGAGCTTGATAATTCTACAGGTTTTGAAATAATGCATTTCGAACGAATGGAGATGCCCAATATAGAACCGAGTCACAAGCATACCTTCTATGAAATCTTATGTACAGAAAAGGGCACTAGCAAACAAATAATCAATTACAAGGAATATAAAATCGTTCCCAATAGCCTCTTCTTTATCTCACCCGATTAA
- a CDS encoding acetyl esterase/lipase, whose protein sequence is MKIGFSQDTISYKKIDNIKLYLEIYRPKEFDKTMSYPAIIFFFGGGWIEGTRKHFVPHAKYFSQRGVMCFLADYRIQNSHGTTPFESLKDAKSAIRFIRKNVDSLHIHSNKIIASGGSAGGQLAAASAMVSGFEEGTDDLSISSVPDALVLFNPVIDNGPGGYGYERIGEQYKNFSPLHNVKKGNPPTIIFSGTDDHLIPVQTLAYFKTILEKVGTRCDLHLFDNQGHGFFNYRHFDTYKSTVETTDSFLQSIGFLKETPIIKIK, encoded by the coding sequence ATGAAAATTGGGTTTTCGCAGGATACCATTTCATATAAGAAAATAGATAATATCAAATTATACCTCGAAATATATCGACCAAAAGAATTTGACAAAACAATGTCTTACCCAGCCATAATCTTCTTCTTTGGTGGCGGATGGATAGAAGGAACCAGAAAACATTTTGTACCTCATGCGAAGTATTTCTCACAGCGGGGTGTTATGTGCTTTTTGGCTGATTATAGAATTCAAAATTCTCATGGAACAACCCCTTTTGAATCTTTAAAGGACGCCAAATCGGCAATTCGCTTTATAAGAAAAAATGTCGATAGCCTTCATATCCATTCAAATAAGATTATCGCCTCCGGTGGTTCCGCAGGTGGTCAACTTGCAGCGGCATCTGCCATGGTCTCAGGATTTGAAGAAGGCACGGATGACCTATCGATAAGTAGCGTTCCCGATGCCCTAGTCCTCTTTAACCCAGTTATTGATAACGGCCCAGGAGGGTATGGATATGAAAGGATTGGAGAGCAATACAAGAACTTTTCTCCATTGCACAATGTAAAAAAGGGAAATCCACCAACAATTATTTTTTCAGGAACGGATGACCATTTAATTCCTGTTCAGACCTTGGCCTACTTCAAAACGATTCTAGAAAAAGTCGGTACTAGGTGCGATTTACATCTCTTCGACAATCAAGGCCATGGATTTTTTAATTACAGGCATTTTGATACTTATAAAAGTACAGTTGAAACTACTGATTCATTCTTGCAATCGATAGGATTTTTGAAAGAGACGCCAATTATTAAAATCAAATAA